GGCTCGTGCTTAACCGAAAAATAATCGCTAATTTACACGCTACGAGCCATATACAAAACCGTTACCATACATTTGAGAAAAACTATGAAATTCAATTATTCTAAATCACATTTGAAAGGAAATTTAGTTCTTGGAATAGTGCAAATCGGAATGGGAATTGCTAGCTTGGTTACGGATTCAATGGGACTTTTCTTTCAATATGGATGGATTTTAATCGGAACTGTTACTTTGACTCAAAATTACAAAGGAAGAAAAGCACCTTATTTAATTCTTGAAAACGAGACGTTGTTGACCCAATACTTATTTGGATATAAAAAAACTCGGATTTCTGAATTTAATGAAATTGAGAAAAAGAGCAACTCTTTGATTATAAGAAATGACAAAAAGAAAAAGAAAATCTGGATTTGGCAAGCAGAAAAACATACACCTGAATTGCTATACGCTGGAATAAATAAAATTATTAACGAAAGAAAAGAAACCGAATAAAAACGTATGGTAACACCGTGTATAATTAATTGCTTGGTCACTGCCGACTTACGAACATTCCTGCGGAATATTCTATCTGTGATTTATTTGCTAAATTAGTTGCTTAACCACGCAACTAACCATACACAAAACCGTTAGCAAACATTAAAAACGAAAATCAGAATGGAAAGAAAATTACTATTATTTTTAACATTAATCACATCTATTTTAGTCAATAGTCAAGAAATAATTTTTAATGAAAGTAGCGTGAATAATACTTCAGGATTAGCAATATTTGAAAATCAACTTTACATTGCTGGTAGATTTTCAAATAATATTTACAAAGTCAATCTTTCCGCACAAAATGAAAATCCAGTAATAATTTTAGACGGTATAGATGGTCCAAGCGATATTGAAATTAGCGAAGGAATTCTTTATATTTCGTTAAATTCAAATAACTCTAATTTAGATAAAATAATAAAATTAGATTTAAACGAAACTAATCCAAATCCATTGGAAATTGTTTCGATTGCAAATCCAGATGGAATTACAGTTTACAACAACAAAATTTATGTTAGTTCTGGAAATGATATTTATACAATTGATTTATCTCTAAATAATCCCAGTCCAGTATTATTTTTAGAAGATGTGACTTTATCTTCTGCGACAAACGGAATATGTATTTATAATAATACACTATTTGCCACAAACAATGCAATTGGAGAATTGGTTAAATATAACTTAAACTCTGCAACACCTTCAAAGGAAGTTATATTCAATAATTTTAAAGGAAGAGGGCTAACTATTGGTAATAATAAAATATATTCAACAGGAGATTCGCCAACTAAAATATTTGAAATTGACCCAATAAATGAAACATTTACAGAAATAGCACAATCTAATATTCCAACAGGTTGGGACATTGTAACAAACTCTAATTCTATATTTATATCAAATTTAGAAGGCGGAGAAGTTGTCAAATTTAATTTTTCTAATTTAAGTGTTGAAAACTTTATGAATGAAAGATTAAATATTTACCCAAATCCAACTTCTGAATTTATTGAGTTTAGTGAAATTTTTCAAAATTCGGAAATTGTAGTTTATGATTTAAATGGGCGAATAGTAAAAGTAGTTAAACTAAAAAACACTAATAAATTGAATATTTCAGATTTAAAAAATGGAATTTATATTATCCAAAAAGATAGGGAAAGAATTGGGAAAATTATTAAGAATTAAAAAACGTTTGCTAACACCGTGTAAAATTAATTGCTGGTTTTAGCCAATTTACGAAAGTCCTTTGGGACTTTCTTGGTTCGTGTTTTTTCACTAACTTTAGTGCTTAAAACACGCAACTAATCTTACACAACAACGTTGTAGGTAATTTAAGAAAAACTATGAGGAAAATTTTAATATTGATATTTCTAACAAGTTTTTTTGGATATTCTCAAGAAAAAGAGAATTCCGAAAACAAGGAATTTAAAATTCTTGATGGAATTTCTCTAAAGATTAATAAGATAGAAAAAACAACGGACTCTACTTCGACTTTCTTTAATGAAGAAATAGCGGTTGAAAGATTCAAACTTAATAGTGAAATTAATGTACAGGTTGAATGCAATATGGTTGAGGGGAAATTTGAAAAAGCAAGAGCAAATTATCTAATTGAAATCGGAATTGATAAAGATGGTTTAATCAGAAAAAGATTTGCTGATTCTATTTATAAATATTGGACTGAAAAAAGTGAATCATATTTAAGCGGTTATGAATCTTTACCTGCTACGAACCATATTTTCTATAAAAAAGGAGATTATGTAATGTACATTGACCCTCAAAACAATAACATTGGAAAATACTATTTGATTTATTTCAAAAACCGAATTATGAAAGTGACTTTTAAAGGGTTTGACCAAAATGGAGGTTGGGGAGGACTTTCTGCATTTTTATCAGAATTGGTTGAATTTAAATTTGATAAAAGGACAATCAAACCTGAATACAAATCAAAATTTGACCCGAAAAAGTATATTGAACTATACGAAAACAAAGAATTTGAATAAAAACTACCTACAACACCGTATATAATTTATTGCTAGTTCTAGCCTACTTACGAAAATCCTCGCGGATTTTCTATTCGGTTTTTATTTGCTAAATTACGTGCTAAACCACGCAACAAACCATATACAAACACGTTGGCAACAAGCTGAAAAAAAAACCGATGAACTATAAATTTAACGAAGTTGAATTAAATAAAATTTTCGCAAAAGCAGAAAAACAACTGTTTGATTCAAAACGAATTAAATTTAAAAAATGTAAAGATTGGAGAAATGAAAACGTTCCGAATGAAGCCGGAATTTATGCAGTTTTTGAAAATAGAAACGAACTTTTATACATTGGAGAAAGTGGAAATTTAAAAGCAAGAATGAGTGAGATAAACCGAACTGTAAATCATTCTTTTAGAAAACAATTTGGACATTTAAGATATAAGGGAATTAAATCAAGAAAAAAATTCACGGACGATATAGAAATTTTATTGGATGAGTATTTTGAAAAAAATCTATTTGTTTCATTCTTGCCTGTAAATTTGGGAAGATTAGAAATAGAAACTTATTTAATTACAAAATTTCAAGAAAATTTAATAAATTCAATAAAAAAAAGAAAATAATGAATAGCTTATTAATTGGAGGTGCTCAAAGCGTTGGGAAAAGTGAAACAATTTACAAAATTGCGAGTAACCTTGTTGCTAAAGGTTTTGTTGTAATTGCAGGTTCAATTCCACCAGCTTTTAATGATTTTACAGTTGTTTTAAAAGGTTTTGACAAAGACGAACAAAAAGTAACTGTCATAATAAATTCCGCAACTGACACAACCGATATTATTAGGAATTTCAAAAAGTTTTTTGATGAAAACAGAAATTATGATATTCTAATTTCTTCAGTTAGAGATAATGACTTTTATCCAAGAAAACATTTTTTTGATATTATGGGAATAAATCCAAATGACAAAAATTTAGTTGAAATTCCTTTAGCTAAAATAACTCGTAGAGGCGGAAATTTTGCAACTGCGTTAAATTGGTATTCGGAGAAAATTGAAAAATTAATAATGCATACACTAAATAATAATCCATTTAACATTTAAACTGAAAAAAGCCTGATTGCCAACACCGTATATAATTTATTGCTGGCTTCTCGCCTACTTACGAAAGTCCTCGCGGACTTTCTTGGTCGGTTTTTATTTACTAAATTAGTTGCTTGAAACACGCAACAAACCATATACAACAACGTTGCCATTAATTTGAGAAACATAGCAAATGAACATTAAAAATTTAGTAATAATTCTATTTTTATCAATATTTTCAAAGGGAATATCTCAAGAGAAAAGTTATGATATATCCAAAACAACACTTTCCGAATATATTGCTATCGAAAAACAATTTGTTGGAGGAAAAATAAAAGACCAATCTGTTCACTCACTTAAAGAGGATTTAGGAATTGCATCTTACATAAGACAAGACAACAGCGTGCCAAATTTAGATTTAATAGTAAGATATGTTTTTTCTAAAAAAGACTCACTTATTAAAGAAATCAGATACGAACTTGACGTTGCAAACTTTGAAAAAAGTATAGAGAACAAACAAAATAAAGATTTTAGAAAAGCATTAGTAAACTATTATTTATCTGTTGAGAGAGATTTAATCTCAAAGTTAGGAAAAAGTAAAACTGATGGAGAATTAACAGACAAAACTGTTATCGACGAAAAAAACGACTATTGTAAAAAAAATACTTGGACTTTAGGTAACACGAGAATTGTTTTGCTAATAGAAATGTCCAATTCTATTAAAAAGAAAAAATCTATTTATCCAATTCATAAGGTCACTA
The DNA window shown above is from Polaribacter sp. Hel_I_88 and carries:
- a CDS encoding T9SS type A sorting domain-containing protein; its protein translation is MERKLLLFLTLITSILVNSQEIIFNESSVNNTSGLAIFENQLYIAGRFSNNIYKVNLSAQNENPVIILDGIDGPSDIEISEGILYISLNSNNSNLDKIIKLDLNETNPNPLEIVSIANPDGITVYNNKIYVSSGNDIYTIDLSLNNPSPVLFLEDVTLSSATNGICIYNNTLFATNNAIGELVKYNLNSATPSKEVIFNNFKGRGLTIGNNKIYSTGDSPTKIFEIDPINETFTEIAQSNIPTGWDIVTNSNSIFISNLEGGEVVKFNFSNLSVENFMNERLNIYPNPTSEFIEFSEIFQNSEIVVYDLNGRIVKVVKLKNTNKLNISDLKNGIYIIQKDRERIGKIIKN
- a CDS encoding GIY-YIG nuclease family protein; this translates as MNYKFNEVELNKIFAKAEKQLFDSKRIKFKKCKDWRNENVPNEAGIYAVFENRNELLYIGESGNLKARMSEINRTVNHSFRKQFGHLRYKGIKSRKKFTDDIEILLDEYFEKNLFVSFLPVNLGRLEIETYLITKFQENLINSIKKRK